From Anopheles darlingi chromosome 2, idAnoDarlMG_H_01, whole genome shotgun sequence, the proteins below share one genomic window:
- the LOC125951067 gene encoding protein RCC2: protein MSSKRKPDGTKKAVKKRKNSESNYDSDLSDEYPRAGGGTGAGGEPSAVAVAAVEELRPMEKLPEELLGAYDKGPGKLLIAGMVSWEMTGKRDSKGVTKIRPNLFSFHRFTGETYRSAASFCAAAHSVLIDTNWKAFTFGRNQLSQLGHGDTTTYEKPTQVADLADFNVIQAACGRNHTLFLTDTGTVYACGDNKSGQCGVGNKTPTITSPTRISYNGPPIIKVGCGAEFSVILDIKGNLHTFGLPEYGQLGHNTDGRYFVNSTKMSFHFELQPRKVLVYMEKNKEGHVLPIENVNIIDFACGNNHTVAIDSKNRAYSWGFGGIGRLGHAEQKDEMVPRLIKFFDTQNRKVMRVFCGSSYSLAITDIGSLYLFGQNKKTGEANMYPKPVQDLAGWNITSIGTGYTSIVISADDSLIAWGASPTYGELGLGDLQKSSSTPKEVTRMEGMKIPLVTLGYSHTLMLVNTEHEKTKEKYDNLPEFVV, encoded by the exons aTGTCGTCGAAACGAAAGCCGGACGGTACGAAGAAGGCGGTGAAAAAGCGGAAGAACTCCGAGTCGAACTACGATTCCGATTTGAGCGATGAATATCCGCGCGCCGGCGGTGGTACGGGCGCGGGCGGTGAACCgtccgccgtcgccgtcgccgcggtCGAGGAGCTGCGTCCGATGGAGAAGCTGCCGGAGGAACTGCTTGGTGCGTACGATAAGGGCCCGGGCAAGCTGCTCATCGCCGGCATGGTGTCCTGGGAGATGACCGGCAAGCGCGACTCCAAGGGTGTCACCAAGATTCGGCCGAATCTGTTCTCCTTTCATCGGTTCACCGGCGAGACG TACCGTTCGGCGGCCAGTTTTTGCGCGGCCGCACACTCCGTCCTGATCGATACGAATTGGAAGGCTTTCACCTTCG GACGCAATCAGCTGAGTCAGCTCGGTCACGGTGACACGACGACGTACGAGAAACCAACGCAGGTGGCCGATCTGGCCGATTTCAATGTCATCCAGGCGGCATGCGGTCGCAACCATACGCTCTTCCTCACCGACACCGGTACCGTGTACGCGTGCGGTGACAACAAGAGTGGCCAGTGCGGTGTTGGCAACAAGACGCCTACCATCACGTCGCCGACGCGCATCAGCTACAATGGACCGCCAATTATTAAGGTCGGATGTGGGGCCGAGTTCTCCGTCATCCTCGACATCAAGGGCAATCTGCACACGTTTGGGCTGCCCGAGTATGGCCAGCTGGGGCATAACACCGACGGACGGTACTTTGTCAACTCGACCAAGATGTCGTTCCATTTCGAGCTGCAACCGCGCAAGGTGCTGGTGTACATGGAGAAGAACAAGGAAGGCCACGTCTTGCCAATCGAAAACGTTAACATCATCGACTTTGCCTGCGGCAACAATCACACG GTGGCAATCGATTCCAAAAACCGTGCATACAGCTGGGGCTTCGGTGGTATCGGGCGACTGGGACATGCCGAGCAGAAAGATGAGATGGTTCCGAG ACTGATTAAGTTCTTCGACACACAAAACCGCAAGGTGATGCGTGTGTTCTGCGGTTCCTCGTACAGCCTGGCGATCACGGACATCGGTTCGCTGTACCTCTTCGGTCAGAACAAGAAAACGGGAGAGGCAAACATGTATCCGAAGCCAGTACAGGATCTGGCCGGGTGGAACATCACCAGCATAGGCACGGGATACACTTCCATCGTCATCTCGGCCGACGATTCGCTGATCGCTTGGGGTGCCTCTCCAACCTACGGTGAACTG GGTCTTGGCGACCTGCAGAAATCATCGTCGACACCCAAGGAGGTCACACGGATGGAGGGCATGAAGATACCGCTGGTGACGCTCGGCTACTCGCACACGCTGATGCTGGTCAACACGGAGCAtgagaaaacgaaggaaaagtaCGACAACTTGCCGGAATTTGTCGTCTAA